A single region of the Candidatus Hydrogenedentota bacterium genome encodes:
- a CDS encoding type I restriction endonuclease subunit R: protein FDNERLDQSARDALEAAIADYNKMFKTNFDTSRDRFENYYKDVARRVKDREVDMLIVVNMFLTGFDATTLNTLWVDKNLRLHGLIQAFSRTNRILNRVKTFGNIVCFRYLKEATDEAIALFGDKEAGGIVLLKTFEEYYDGYEDKGKKYPGYKALVEELQREFPLGKAIVGEEKKKAFIKLFGALLRQRNILTAFDEFEGREILSQRDLQDYQSRYIDLYQELRPQGEGGKENINDDIIFEMELIKQIEVNIDYILMLVAQYHESNCSNKEILATIDKAISSSIELRSKKELIISFVDRISAGTKVDEDWRKFVDEQKETDLSALIQEEELKEEETRSFVDNAFRDGFLKTTGMDIDTILPPLSRFGGRREKTKEGIIAKLLAFFEKYLGLV, encoded by the coding sequence ACTTCGATAATGAACGGCTCGATCAAAGCGCCCGGGACGCCCTTGAGGCGGCTATTGCCGACTATAATAAGATGTTCAAAACGAACTTTGACACGTCCCGTGACCGCTTCGAAAATTATTATAAAGATGTGGCGCGGCGCGTGAAAGACCGTGAGGTGGATATGCTGATCGTGGTCAATATGTTCCTGACCGGCTTTGATGCCACCACGCTGAACACGCTCTGGGTTGATAAGAACTTAAGACTGCACGGGCTCATTCAGGCATTTTCACGAACCAACCGCATCTTGAACCGCGTTAAGACCTTTGGCAATATCGTGTGCTTCCGTTACTTAAAAGAAGCGACCGACGAGGCTATCGCACTCTTTGGCGATAAAGAAGCGGGCGGCATCGTGCTGTTGAAAACCTTCGAAGAATATTACGATGGCTATGAAGATAAGGGAAAAAAGTATCCCGGATATAAGGCGCTCGTTGAAGAACTGCAAAGAGAATTCCCCTTGGGAAAAGCAATTGTTGGAGAAGAGAAGAAGAAAGCCTTTATAAAGCTTTTCGGTGCCCTCTTACGGCAGCGCAATATTCTGACTGCCTTCGACGAGTTCGAGGGAAGGGAAATCCTTTCCCAACGGGATTTGCAGGATTATCAAAGCCGCTATATTGATCTGTACCAAGAGCTGCGTCCTCAAGGCGAAGGCGGCAAGGAAAATATCAACGACGATATTATCTTTGAGATGGAACTCATCAAACAGATCGAAGTCAATATCGATTATATTTTGATGCTTGTTGCCCAGTATCACGAAAGCAACTGCTCGAATAAGGAAATCTTGGCAACCATCGATAAAGCCATCAGCTCGAGTATCGAACTGCGCAGCAAAAAAGAACTGATCATAAGCTTTGTTGACCGGATCAGTGCCGGCACCAAGGTCGACGAGGATTGGCGCAAATTCGTGGATGAACAAAAAGAAACGGATCTCAGCGCGCTCATCCAAGAGGAAGAACTCAAGGAAGAGGAAACGAGAAGCTTCGTCGATAACGCCTTCCGCGACGGATTCCTTAAAACTACAGGTATGGACATTGATACGATCCTGCCGCCCTTATCACGCTTTGGCGGCAGAAGAGAGAAAACGAAGGAAGGAATCATTGCTAAACTCCTTGCCTTCTTCGAGAAATATTTGGGGCTGGTCTAG
- a CDS encoding cell division protein DedD, with protein MTGKYRRPTWDEYFMEVTNAIAKRATCSRGRSGCVIARDQRLLVSGYVGAPKGFPHCDEVGHQFKKMVHGDGTITEHCVRTVHAEQNAIAQAAKLGVSIDGGTLYCRMTPCRVCAMLIINCGIVRVVCERRYHDGAESEAMFRQGGVQLEYIHDEVQKYE; from the coding sequence ATGACAGGAAAATATCGACGCCCTACGTGGGATGAATATTTTATGGAGGTGACGAACGCTATTGCCAAGCGTGCCACCTGCAGCCGAGGCAGAAGCGGCTGCGTCATTGCACGGGATCAACGCTTGCTCGTGAGCGGGTATGTGGGGGCGCCTAAGGGCTTCCCCCATTGTGATGAGGTGGGACATCAATTCAAGAAGATGGTCCATGGCGACGGCACCATTACGGAACATTGCGTGCGTACGGTGCACGCCGAACAAAACGCTATTGCCCAAGCCGCGAAACTGGGCGTGTCCATTGACGGCGGCACCTTATACTGCCGGATGACACCCTGCCGCGTGTGCGCCATGTTGATTATCAACTGCGGCATTGTGCGCGTCGTCTGTGAGCGCCGCTATCATGATGGAGCCGAGTCAGAGGCCATGTTTCGGCAAGGCGGCGTCCAACTGGAATATATCCACGACGAGGTGCAGAAGTATGAATAG